Part of the Flavobacterium alkalisoli genome is shown below.
GCCGGATCTACACCGGAAATAGGTGAGAAAGTAAACGAACTTTATAAATCTGTTATAATAGCAGGTACACATTTAGCACCTTCAATTAAAGTTGCTGAAGCGGCCAAAGTGATTGAGAATGCTCAAAGAGATATAAATATAGCTTTTGTAAATGAGCTTTCTAAAATATTTAACCGTTTAGACATTGATACACAATCTGTACTTGAGGCGGCCAATACAAAATGGAATTTTCTTCCTTTTAAACCTGGTTTAGTTGGCGGACATTGTATAGGGGTGGATCCATATTATTTAGCCCAAAAGGCACAGGAAGTAGGCTATCATCCTGAAATTATTTTAGCAGGTAGACGTCTTAATGATAGTATGGGAGAATATGTAGCTTCTCAGGTTGTTAAACTGATGATTAAAAAAGGGATAGTTATAAATGGATCAAATGTTCTTATGCTAGGGATAGCTTTTAAAGAAAATTGTCCTGATGTAAGAAACACAAAAATTGTTGACGTTATAAACAAGTTAAAAGAATATAGTGTCAATATAATCGTTTATGATCCTGTAGTTAATCCTGATGAGGTTGAAAAAGAATATGGTTTTAAAACCATAAATATATTACCGGAACTAAAGTTTGATGGTGTGGTTTTAGGAGTAGCCCACAATGAATTTAATGATTTAGAGTTAAATAAATTAACAAAAGAAATTAGTGTTATTTATGATGTAAAAGGTGTTATTAAAGGAGAGGTTGACGGTAAATTATGAGAATTAAATTGTTAATTCATAAAAATGGGCTTATTTTAGCCGTTTTTTATAATTTTTTTGAAAAGCAGAT
Proteins encoded:
- a CDS encoding nucleotide sugar dehydrogenase — protein: MRIAIIGLGYVGLPLARLFATKYSVIGFDINQKRVEELNIAKDSTLEVDKEELESVLVDSIPDSSGLYCTTNIDDIANCNYYIITVPTPIDKNNRPDLNPLYKSSETVGKVLKKGDIVIYESTVYPGVTEEECVPVLEKVSGLKFNTDFYTGYSPERINPGDKLHTVDKILKVTAGSTPEIGEKVNELYKSVIIAGTHLAPSIKVAEAAKVIENAQRDINIAFVNELSKIFNRLDIDTQSVLEAANTKWNFLPFKPGLVGGHCIGVDPYYLAQKAQEVGYHPEIILAGRRLNDSMGEYVASQVVKLMIKKGIVINGSNVLMLGIAFKENCPDVRNTKIVDVINKLKEYSVNIIVYDPVVNPDEVEKEYGFKTINILPELKFDGVVLGVAHNEFNDLELNKLTKEISVIYDVKGVIKGEVDGKL